A segment of the Catenuloplanes nepalensis genome:
GGGCCGAACGTGCTGGCCCGCACCGAGTTCCTGCAGGCCGCGCTGGTCCGCGGTGGTCTCGTCGGCCGGGAGCTGGCGGTGGTCACCCGGCTGCTGGCCAACTACGTGATCGGGGCCGCGCTCACCGAGAGCACCTGGCGGCAGACCCGCGACCTCCGGGCGCGGCAGCACCTGGTGGCGCACCGGGACGCCTACCCCACGCTGGTCGCGTCCGGCCACCTGGACGAGAGCCCGTGGGACGACGACGAGCTGTTCACCCGCGGCCTCGACGCGATCCTCACGGCGGCTCCGGGCTGAGTGCCCGCGTGCGCCGACAGCGAAGTCGTTCGGCCCCTGACCATCAGGACCCGCGTGGACACCTCACGACTGCACGAGGAGCCGCTGGGCAGCCTGCTCGTGCTCTCGGCCCGACTGCCCCAGCAGCGCTGGGGCGGTTACCCTGCCACGCACCACAATCTGACCCCGGCCGGGGTCGCCGTGCTCACCGCGCCGGGCATGCACGGCGGCGACCTCGGTCACCGGCAGGTCGCCGAGAAGTGTCGTTTCCGCTGATCATGGAGTTCTCGTTCACCATGGAGATCGTGGGCTGTCTCGGTGGAGAAGATCGTGCTCGCGATGACCCGGTCGGCCGCGTCCGTGGTGCTCATGTACCTGATCGGCTTCCTGGTGCTCGGCGACGTGCCGTGGCACTCCCCCGGCGTACCGCTGATGGTCGCGTCCCTGCTCCTGGGCGGCTGGGTGGGCGCGTCGATCGGCTCACGCTCGGCACGATGGTGCCGCCCTCGAAGATCAGCATCGTGTTCGCGCTGATCATGACGCCGCTGATGTTCACCGGCGCCACCCAGTACCCGTGGAAGTCGCTGGACTCGATGGCGTGGTTCCAGGTGGTGACGCTGTTGAACCCGCTGACCTACCTGTCCGAGGCGGTCAGCGCCGCGTCGATGCCGGAGGTCCCGCACATCGCGCCGTGGATCTCGCTGCTCGCGCTGCCCGGCTTCGGCGCCGTCTTCACCGCCGCCGGCCTCCACGGCTTCCGCCGCCGCGCCGTCGCGTGAGCCCGCACCATGATCGAGGCGTCGTCCATGTCGTTCCAACGACGTGAACGACGCCTCGATCACCGTAGGGGCGGGACGCGCTACCGGCGTCAGGCGGCGTCGTGCGGGTCGGCCTCCTCCCGCAGGCGGCGCAGCGCCGAGGCGGCCGGCATCGGGGCGAGACCGGGCGCGTTGCGCGGGCGCAGCGAGACCTCGCCGGACGCGGCCTCGGACGGGCCGATGATCGCGGCGTACGGCACCCGCTGTTGCGCGGACCGCCGGACCCGGGACGACACCGAGCCGTCCGCCACCACCTCCGCGCGCAGTCCGGCGTAGATCGCCGCGCGGCAGAACTCGCGCGCCGCGTCCTCCTGCGCGGCCGAGATCGGCAGCACCTGGAGCTGGCGGGGCGCGTACCACAGCGGGAACGCGCCGTCGTGCACCTCGATCAGGTAGGCGAACAGCCGTTCCATGCTCCCGACCAGGCTGCGATGGATCATCACCGGCACCTGCCGCGCGCCCGCGGAGTCCACGTAGGACAGCCCGAACTGCGCCGGCTGGTGGAAGTCGAGCTGGACGGTGGACAGGGTCATCTCCCGGCCGCCCGCGTCCACCACCTGGATGTCGATCTTCGGTCCGTAGAACGCGGCCTCGCCCGGCTCCTCCGCGAACGCACGGCCGGAGTCGCGCAGTACGTCCCGCAGGATCCCCTCGGCCCGGTCCCACATCGCGCCGTCGCCGACGTACTTCGGGCCGTCGCCGCGCAGCGACAGCCGGAACCCGGCCGGTTTCACGCCGAGCGCCGCGTGCGCCTTGCCGATCATGCGGAGCACCAGGCCGATCTCGTCGGCGACCAGGGACAGCGGCGCGAACACGTGCGCGTCGTTGAGCCACATGCCGCGCACCCGGCTCAGCCCGCCGAGCACGCCGGACCGTTCCGCCCGGTACATGCCGCCCAGCTCCGCGATGCGCAGCGGCAGCTCCCGGTAGGAGCGGCCGCGGGACCGGTAGATCAGCGCGTGGTGTGGGCACGCGGACGGTCTCAGCACGAACTCGTCGTCCGCGGAGAGCGCCATCACCGGGAACATGTCGTCCGCGTAGTGCGGCAGGTGCCCGCTGGTCAGGTACAGCTCCCTCCTGCCCAGCGGCGGCGAGTTGACGTGCTGGTAACCGGCGCGGCGTTCCTCCTCGCGCAGGTACTCCTCGACGGCGTGGCGGGCGGCCGCGCCGTCCGGCAGCCAGAGCGGCAGGCCGGAGCCGGCCAGCGGGTCGCTCGCGAACAGCTCCAGCTCACGGCCCAGCTTGCGGTGGTCGATCATGACAGGACTCCTTCGGGGGTACGGATGGGGGCCGCACGCTCCGAGGAGAGAGAAAGACGAAGCCCCGGAGCGAATCGCCCCGGGGCTTGCGTGTGCCGAGCTGCGTCAGCGCAGTGACAGTCGCCGCCGGGGAGAACCCGGCGTCGTCGTCTGCTGGCCGTATCGCATGGCATCCACCGTACCCGCGAAGGAATGTGGGCGCAGCCGGTTTTGATCGTGAGATCGACGGGCCCGTATACGGGCCGCCGGCACGGGACCTGCCGGCGGCCCCGGCACCGTCCCGCCACCGGCCTGCATCGCGAGCGACCGGTGGGATGGTGGTGCCGACGCCCGACATCGAGAACGGGGGACCCGATGTCGTGGGCCCCTCCACGGTACGCGCCGCGCGGCTCACCGAGCGCCAAATGTGGACGTTTCGCCCAAGTGAGTCGCGGCACTGATCAACTTTTATTCGAGGTCGTGCAGCATGAGCTGGCGCGCGGCCTCGGCGACCGACCCGGACAGCGACGGATAGATCGTGATCGTCTGGGCGAGCTGGTCCACGGTGAGGTTGTTCTCCACCGCGAGCGCGATCTGCTGGATCAGCTCG
Coding sequences within it:
- the thrS gene encoding threonine--tRNA ligase, producing MIDHRKLGRELELFASDPLAGSGLPLWLPDGAAARHAVEEYLREEERRAGYQHVNSPPLGRRELYLTSGHLPHYADDMFPVMALSADDEFVLRPSACPHHALIYRSRGRSYRELPLRIAELGGMYRAERSGVLGGLSRVRGMWLNDAHVFAPLSLVADEIGLVLRMIGKAHAALGVKPAGFRLSLRGDGPKYVGDGAMWDRAEGILRDVLRDSGRAFAEEPGEAAFYGPKIDIQVVDAGGREMTLSTVQLDFHQPAQFGLSYVDSAGARQVPVMIHRSLVGSMERLFAYLIEVHDGAFPLWYAPRQLQVLPISAAQEDAAREFCRAAIYAGLRAEVVADGSVSSRVRRSAQQRVPYAAIIGPSEAASGEVSLRPRNAPGLAPMPAASALRRLREEADPHDAA